GAGTCCTCAACGGCGTGGAAGGTCGGTCACACAAGAAGGGGTCAGATCTTATCTTTTGACATTTCTATTAGACAATAGGCCTGGCACAGCCAGTAATATCGCCGGTTGATCTTGTATAGAATGCGTCTAAAAAGAGCTCCCGGTCTTCTTTACTCTGTAAGGATGGCTTTTTTGTCGTTCCCTCGGGTGGTGATGTGGTAGAGGGCTCCGTCATATTCGATACTCAAGGGTCTGGCCATGAGGCTTATTTAATGCTCCTCCAGTGAAAAATGCCAAGATCAAAGACCTGACCCTTCTTCTACAAAGTTTTCTAGACGTTTTTAAATGACCATGGACAGAAGTAGGAATGAATCAAGAACAAGAGGACGGGCCACCCCCGCAGCCACCCGATGACGTACCTCCTGATGAAGGATATCTATTTTCACCTGCCCTCAGCTTGGGAGGTTGCATGGGGGGTGGATTAAAAAAGCCGGCGAAAAAAACGGGACCGAGAATTGGAACAAAGATAATAATTGTCCAGAATAATTTTTCTGACACATTTCTAGCTGCGCGCCATAGATAAAAACTGCATCCAAGTGAGACCAGTAAGCTTACTAATACGACAATATTCTAAATATTTAATAAAGGGGGTAAATCGAAAGGCTCGATTTAAAGTTCGCGCTTGCATACCCGGTCAGTAGGGCTCGGCACGGCGGGTGTGTTGCTGGAAATTACTCGAAGATGTGGCTGAGAGAAATTTGAAGTTCGGGAAGGAGGGAGGTGGAGAGGACATCATTCGTCTCTCGGGAGAGCTCGGCGGTGCGTAGACAACCTTGATCGGTCATCCGATAAACCTTCACCGTCTCCAGCTCCGGGTCAACGACCCGATATTCTGAGACGCTATATTGCTCATAAAGCTTCCGCTTAATCACCTCGTCGATCTTCCGAGTCGATTCAGCGACAATTTCAATCACAAGGTCGGGCGGGCCCTGGACATTTCTGGCTACTCCGCCGATGCCCCAATATCCTTCCGATATTGCATCCCCCGAAAGGAAATGCAATCGACCGCCTGATAGGCGCGGCGGCGCGCCTCCGGAACCGTCTTGCCGAGCGCGGTCACACCCAACACCCGCCCTCCTTGGGTGATCCACTCCTCCCCGCGCCGCGCGGTTCCGGCGTGGAAGACGACGACATCGGCGACGATATCGGATAGATCGATTCGGTCAAGGCCGGAGATCACTTCCCCTTTTTGGTAGGGGCCGGGATAGCCTTCGGAGGCGAGGACGATACAGACCGCTGCCTCTTCTCGCCATTCCAGCTTCATCTGGTCGAGGCGATGATCGAGCGCCGCCTCCATCACATCGACCCAATCGGTTTTCAAACGAGGGAGAACCGCTTGCGTTTCCGGGTCGCCCCAACGGGCATTGAATTCTAAAACATGAGGACCGAGCGACGTAAGCATCAGCCCGGCATAGAGAACCCCGCGATAGGGCGTTCCCTCCGCCGCCAAGCCGCGCAGCGTCGGATAAATGATCCGCTCCATCACTTGCGCTTCAATCTCGGGAGTGATTCTCGGCGTCGGCGAGATCGCCCCCATCCCGCCGGTGTTCGGTCCCTGGTCGCCATCATAGATTCGCTTGTGATCTTGCGCGGAGGCGAGCGGCAGGGCGCGGATGCCGTCGGTGATCACGAAGAAGGTCGCCTCGATCCCTTTGAGATACCGCTCCAGAATAATTCGATTGGCCGCCTCTCCCATCGACCGGAAGCCGTCGAGCCCTTCTTTCGCCTCTTTCAAGTCGCGGGCGATCACCACCCCCTTACCGGCGGCCAGCCCCTCGACCTTTAAAACAACCGGCATCGGAATCGAAGTGATCCGAGCGTAGGCTTCATCCAGAGTGACCACCTCCGCCGCGGCGGTTGGGATCTGATATTTTTGCATTAATTTTTTGGAGAAGACCTTGCTTGTCTCGATTTCGGCGGCGGCGCGGTGCGGCCCGAAGATCCGAAGCCCGTGCGCCTCGAACCGATCGACGATGCCATGCGACAGCGGCAGCTCCGGCCCGACGACGGTGAGATCGATCGGTTTCTCCTTGGCAAAAGCGAGGAGCTTTTCGACCTCGTCGACGGCGACCGGGACGATCTCGGCCTGCGCCGCGATCCCCGGATTTCCCGGCGCGCAATAGAGCTTGCGAACGCGCGGGCTCTGTGCGATCTTCCAAACGAGCGCATGCTCCCGCCCTCCGCCTCCGATCACAAGAACATTCATTTTGCGTTCGTCCTAAAATGGATGAGAGCGATTAATGTCGGAAGTGTCTGAAGCCGGTCAAGACCATCGCTATGTCGTGCTCGTCGGCCGCCTGGACGATCTCCTGATCCCGGATCGACCCCCCCGGCTGAATCACCGCGGTAATCCCGGCCTGGGCTGCGGCATCGACCCCGTCGCGGAAGGGGAAGAAGGCATCGGAGGCCATCACGCAGCCGGCGGTCGGCATCTGCGCCTTCATCGTCGCGAGCTTTACCGAGTCGACCCGGCTCATCTGACCGGCGCCGATGCCGACCGTCTGTCCCGGTTTTGCGAAGATGATCGCGTTGGACTTCACATGTTTGCAGACCCGCCAGGCGAAGAGCATCGCCGAGAGCTCTTCCGGGGTCGGCGGTCGGCGGCTGACGACCTTCAACGCCTTCGGATCGTCGATCATCGCGCTGTCGATCTCTTGGACCAGCAATCCCCCGCCGATCCGGCGGAAATCGAGCCGGCCGGCGTTCGAAGATGCAATCGAGCCACTTCCCGCCTCCAAGACACGCAGGTCTTTCTTCTTTTGTAGAATCGGGAGCGCCTCAGGTGCGATCGTCGGGGCGATGATCACTTCCATAAAGGTGGAGGTGATCTCCTGCGCCGTCTCGGCATCGAGCGGCCGATTGAAGGCGGCCACCCCGCCGAAGGCCGAGACCGGGTCGGTCGCCTTCGCCTTCTTGTATGCTTCGACGAGCGATGCGCCGGTCGCAACACCGCAAGGATTATTATGCTTGATGATGACGGCGGCCGGCTCTTTGAACTCTTTGACCAGCTCGAAGGCGGAGTGGGTGTCGAGGAAGTTGTTGTATGACATCTCCTTCCCCCAGATCTGTTTCGCGGCGGCAACACCCCCTTCGGTCCGTTGGAGCTCTCGGTAAAAGGCCGCCTGCTGATGCGGGTTCTCGCCGTAACGGAGCGATTGAACCTTTTCGAATTGGAGGACGAGGTGGTCCGGGAAGGCCTCCCCCTTCTTCACCCTTCCTTCCAGATAGGAGAAGATCGTTCGGTCGTAATCGGAGGTGGTGAAGAAGACCTTCTTGGCGAGATCGTACCGCTTCTCTTCCGAGAGGGCACCGCCGGAGCGCTTCATTTCATTGAGGACCGCGGCATAGTCCTTGGGGTCGATGATTACGGCGACATCGTGGTAGTTCTTGGCGGCGGAGCGGAGCATCGTCGGCCCGCCGATGTCGATGTTCTCGATCGCCTCTTCCAGCGTGACGTTCGGCTTGGAGATCGTCGCCTTGAAGGGGTAGAGGTTCACCGCGACGAGATCGATCGGCTCAATCCCCTGCGCCTTCATTTGAGCTTGGTGTTGGGGATCGTCGCGCCGCCCCAAAATCCCGCCGTGGATCTTCGGGTGAAGCGTCTTCACCCGGCCGTCGAGCATCTCCGGAAATCCGGTATGCTCCGAGACCTCCTTCACGGCGACGCCTTTTTCCTTGAGAAGCTTGAACGTTCCCCCGGTCGAGAGAAGTTCCACCCCCATCGCCTGCAGCCCTTGGGCAAACTCGACGATTCCTTCTTTATCGTAGACACTCAGGATTGCTCTTTTTATTTTTCCCATCACCCAGACCTCGTTAGATCAATAAATTTTTATCTTTTCCGGTCGATGCTCCCCCCGGTTTGCGGCTGGAAGGAGCCACTCCCCCGAACAGCTTGCGAAGGAGGGCGCGCCCCTTCTGCTTTAAAAAAATCGCCTCTTTCTGAAGGAAGACCCCTTTCTCCAAGGCCTGCTGTTCTTCTTCGGTCAGCAGGTGCGGCGCGCGGTTGTGTTTTAATTTGGCAATTCCCAGCAGGTCATCCTGATGAAAAAGACGATAGATTCCGTTTTTCAAAAAATTGAACCGACCCCCTCGTCCAAAGGCGGTCGCAAAGTCAATTAGATAGGGCTCGCCGTCATCCCCTAAGACGACATTCTTGATGTTCCTCAAATCGCAGAGAACGATCCCCCGATCATGAACCGAATCGATCAAGGCGCGCAGCTTTTCAAAAAACCGAGGGGTCAGCTCTCCCGGCTGAAGCTCGGAGGCATTCCTTCCTGGAATATATCCAACGGCGATGGCGTAGCGGTCGATCGCACCGATATACGGCGGAATGCCCTTCAATCCGCCGAGCTTCTGATAGATTAGTCGCTCTCTGCGGTTGGAGAGGGCCCCGACGAACATCCGAAAGAAGAACGGCTTTGCGGCATAATCCTTCACGATCAGCCGCTTTCCATCTTTCATCAAGAGAAAAACATCGGGCTTCCAGGGATACCCCTGGCGAAGGGTCTCCTTCACATGCTGATGGAATGTGGCCCGCTGCAATTCGATGAGAAATCCCCTTTAAACAAAGAATCGAATCGATAAGATGATGATCCCCACCGCCGTCACCAGGGCGGTTTGATGCTCGCTGTTGGAGACCACCCGGGACCACTCCCAGGGATGCCGGCCCCGCTTCTCATAAGGGGTCCATCGAGGGATATAATCGGGGACGCTCCGATCGTATTCATCCCAGCTCGATCCGAAGATCTTCCGGAGCCGGTCCGACTCCGCCTTCTTTTTGAAGGGCGCATAATAAGAGAAAAACCCGATAAGACCGACCCCCAGGATAATCCACTGGCTGGCAAGCAAACAGAAACCGACCATAATCAAAAAGGTGCCGAGGTAGAGCGGATTTTTCACGTAGGCGTATGGACCGGTCGTGGTCACCTCCCGGTTCTTGCTGAGATGCCCCGCCGCCCAAAGACGGAGCGCCTCTCCCGCAAGAATCAGCGGCAATCCGAAGACAAAAAAGCTCAGCTTCGGCCTGGCCAGATAAACCAGGGCGGCCAGGAGAAGATAGACCGGAATCGTCTTCAGGGTGATTTTTCGAGCCAGGTTCTTCAAGCTAACTTCTCCCGGAATTGAGATGGAGGGAGTATATCAAATCAATCCAAAAATTCAAGCAAAGTATGACCAATCCAGACCTCTATAATCAACTAGAATCTGGCTCAATTTAAGGAAAGGTCCACCCGTCTTAAGGTAAAGGAAGGAAATGAGGCAAGCGCTTTATTCGGTAAAAAAAAGGGGGAAGATCTTTCGATCTTCCCCCTTCCCATTCGCAATCTGTGATTAACGAATTGAAAATACCTCTTCTACTGGACCGTACCCGATATCGTTTTGGTCGCTACAATAGGACCATAGCCGGTTACATTCCAGGTGACGGTAATCGTCAAAACGGCGGCCTTCGCACCTGGGGCAGGGACTGTCGCAGGATCGGTCGCGCTAGAGAGGATAAAGTCAAAACAGGTTGGACCCAGGATGATATCGGCCAACGTGAATGAACTTGAGCCGGAAAGCGTTCCCACACCATTGGTGGTCACTGCAATGGTGCTTCCCGCCATTAGCGAATTGCCGTTGCCATCGGCGACGCAGGCGGTAAACGTACGGCTGTTCCCAGATGTTATTACAAAAGCATTCCCATTATTCAGAATCTGAGTCGGCGCGCCTGAGAAGGTCATCGGAACCGTTCTCCAAATCATGATATCGCCATCCCAGGTCCCATTTGGCCCGTCATAGACTCCATTACTATTAGCATCTACAAAAAACTCTCCCGCATCATACTGGCCATTATTGTTCGCATCAATATAGGGTTCTCCCAGATCACAAGAGGCCGGAAAGGCATCCACAACAGGGCCGTCATAGACTCCATTCCCGTTGCTATCGGTAAAACACTCCTCTCCTCTCGTCGCGGCAATCACTGTTGAGATACCGTCCAGCGGATTACCTGTTCCTCCTAAGCCGGTAAAAGTGGCCATCGCCGGCGCCGCCGTTGAGACGGGGTGGACCGGAAGAGGATCTTGCGTTCGGAAGGTCACCGTTGTCGCTCCTGTTGCATCTGTGACATTGTTCCGGTCTACGGCTCCCCCTTCTGCATAAAAAGAAACGGACGTTCCCTGGAGGACGTTAAAGTTTCCGAATCGATCGGCAAGAAAGGCGGAGATCGTCGACTGCAGATTCACATAGTTCAACCCAGCAAGGTTATGCTGATTCGTTACCAGTGAGAAGTGAGAATAAGAGGGAAGCCCGCCGCCGATCGATACACCCGTGGAGGAGGATGAAATCGTCACCCCCCTCACGACGGTGCTCCCGGCAATCCGAACAGGTCCGGCCACTGTGCCGCTCTGAAGCGTTGTCTTGGCGAGACCCCCACTTGTAGATGCGATGAGGGGATTCAAAGCCTCTCCCCCCTGCGGACCGGAAAGAGTAAAGATGACGCTGGTTCCATCTGCCACCGGCTGTCCATTCACATCATTCACTGAAAAAGTCACTACCGAATTTTCTGCCTGTCCGGAACCTTTCAGACCGATTACATTCGGTGTTGCCGAGACGAACTGGATGCTGCCGACATCGGCGCCCAAGATGGTGATCGAAGCCGAAGCGGAGACGGTGCCCGCCTTAACCGTGATGCCCTCCGTCCCTGCGATGTTTCCCGCGGTAAAGGTGGCATTTGCAATCCCGGACACCGTGGTGGCCGTCGGCGTAATAGAGCCCAGTGTGGCGCTGCTCACCGTAAAGGTCACCGTCGTTCCATCCGCCACGACCGCTCCTGCTGCATCTTTCACTGTAACGGAGACGGTGGCGGTACCCAATGCACTTAATCCGCTTGACGGAGTAATGGAAGCGACAACCGTTGCGGGAACGCTTCCGCTGACGGTGCCGCCCGTAAGACTCGCCGCGCTGAAGGTCGTATTTCCGGTTGGTTTAAAATCGGTGACGGAAGAATCAGAGGAGCAGCCGCCGATCGTGAAGTAACCGAGAAGAAGAAACCCTGGGACAAGATAAAATAATTTTCGCATGGAGCCCCTCTTTGTTATGAACATTTCGTGACGGTGAATGTTCCCGTCCAGAGCTTGCTTCCGCCGCCGGCGCTCGCGCTCACTGTTCCGGTGATCACCAGATCCTCCGTCGCAGAACAAGCCGGAAGGGCAATGAGGAAAGAGGCGCGCGCCAGACCGCGCGCATCGGTCTTGGTTTTGAAGTAGGACGGCGTATTGGCGTCCAATGGGTTTCCGTCGAGATCGGTTAAGATACCCCCGCCGCCCGCGAACATTTCCACCTCTACCCCCGGCAGCGCCATCGTGGCATCTTTATCGTGCACCTGAAAGTCGAGCGCTTGAACGATCTGTGTGCCGCCCCCGGGAGGATTGACCTTAAAATCGGCGTCATCCGGTCCGGTCACCGTGGCATCGAATGGAGCGCGCGGGGTGTCGCCACATCCCGAAAAAAACAAGACCCCATAAAGTAAAATGGCCAAAGCCGCTTGTCTTCTCATTTGGATTCCCCTCATCGTAGACTCCACCTCTCAGAATATTCTTTCACTCGACTTCTCGGTCCCTCATGGATCCAGAGGGAAACTCCGAAACATTTATGCGCTCAAAAATGCTTTCAATACTTTTCGGTCGACCGGCGCGATTCGAACGGAGCCGATCTTCTCGGGCAAGATGAAAAAGATTTCTCCGCCGGCCACTTTTTTGTCATTTTCCATGACCTCCAGTATACTGCTGGGGTCTAATTTCGGCAACTCCGTCGGGAGGTTGAATGCCCTGAGCAGCGCGATCTGTCTCTGGACAACCGGCAGCGTCGTCATGCCGAGCAGATAAGAGAGCTTGGCCGCCGACGCCATCCCGATCGCCACCGCCTCGCCATGCTTGTATCTTCGATAACCGGTCAGCGTCTCGACGGCATGGCCCAGCGTGTGTCCGTAATTTAGAATTTTTCTCAGCCCCGATTCCCGCTCATCCGCCGCCACCACGCGGGCTTTGGCTGCAGCCGACTTTTTAATACAAAAGTAGAGCTTCTCCGGATTCATTTTCAGGATCGCCGCGGCGTTCGATTCCAGGTATCGGAAGAAACCGGCGTCCTGAATCACCCCGTACTTCACGACCTCCGCCAGGCCGGCGATAAACTCCCTTTTCGGGAGGGAGGCGAGGGTTGAGGGGTCGACGCAAACGAGCTTCGGCTGATGAAACGCGCCGATTAAATTCTTCCCCCGCGGATGATCGACGCCGGTTTTTCCGCCGATGCTCGCATCGACCTGCGCCACCACGGTGGTCGGCACCTGGACATAACGGATGCCGCGCAGGAAGGTCGCCGCCGCGAACCCGGTCATGTCTCCGATGACCCCGCCGCCCAGGGCGATCAGAGTAGAGCTTCGCTCGAATCGGTGGTGAACCAGCTGGTCATAGATCCGCTCAACCTCGTCGGTCGTTTTATACCGTTCTCCGTCCCGGACGCGGATCGTCGTCGGCGAAAAGCGGGCCGCCTGGAGGCTCTTTCGAACGCCTGCGCCATAGAGTCGATCGACCACCGGGTTGGTGACGATTGCCACCTTTCCTCCCAGAGACAGCTCTTGAAGGTATCTTCCCAGCCGGTTTCGGACCCCGTTTCCGATCACGATGTCGTAGCTGTTGGCACCTAAATTAAGATGAACTTTTTCGACTTTCACTCTCTAAAACCTTTCTCTTGATCTGTTTAACCACATCCGCCAAACTCATTTCCGAGGTATCTAAGGCGAAGTCGGCCCGCTGATAGAAGGGCTCTCGTTCGGCCAGCAGCCGTTTGATCTCCGACAAGGGATCGGGCGACTTTAACAGCGGCCGCTGTCCGACCCGCTTTTGTACCCGCTTAAAGATCACCTCGGGGGTCGATCGGAGAAGGACCAACATGCCATTCCGGCCCAACACCTCCAGGTTCGCCGGGTTCAGAACGATCCCTCCCCCGGTTGAAATCACACATTTTGTTCGATCGGCCAGGGTGAGGACCACTTCCGATTCCAGACGCCGGAACGCCGGCTCCCCCTGCTCGGAGAAGATCTCCGCTATTTTTTTCTGCGTCTTCTCCTCAATGACTTGATCGGTATCGACAAACTGATAATGGAACTCCCCAGCAAGCCGTCTCCCGACGGCGCTCTTCCCTGTTCCCATAAAACCGAGCAATACGATATTTTTCATCCGACGACCAGCAACGAATCGATGTTATTTCATGATTCGGGGGGTCAAGAAGACGAGGAGTTCGGAGACATCCTCCCGTTTGGTCGTTGTTTTAAAGAGCCAGCCCAAGACCGGGATATCCATCAGGTAGGGAATCCCGCTGATCGAATCCGATTTGGTGGTCTCGTAAATGCCGCCGATGACCGTCGTCTCACCATCCCGGACGAGGACGTTCGTGGTGGCTTCTTTCCTCAAAATGCTCGGACCCGATGCGCCGGGCCGGGTCTCGGCCGGGGCATTCTTCGTCACCTTCACCTTCATGATGATCCCTCCGTCGGGAGAGATATGCGGGGTAACGAGAAGGGTCAGGTTCGCATCGACGAAGGTCGTCTGCGTTCCCTGCTGAGAGGTGGTCGCAAACGGGATCGATTCACCCTGCTCGATTTTCGCTTCCTGATTATTCAGGACGGAGACCTTCGGTGTGGAGATCACCCGGGTCAATCCTTGCGACTCGCCCGCCGAAAGACGGAGGTCGAGGTTGAAAGGGTTGTCGGTAAACCGACCGAAGGTAAATCCAAGACCGCCGAAGTTCGGAGCGGAAGGCAAATTGACCGCAAAAGAGGGGTCGGGTGTGCCGAAGACCGCATTCGGCGTTCCGCCGCCGCCGCTCAATCCGATCACATTAGGACTTCTCACATCACGCAGGGTCGCTCCCCACTGAATTCCCAAGCTTCTATTAAAGGTCGGTGCAACCTGGACGATGCGCGCCTCGATCACCACCTGAGGGGTCTCTTTATCGATCTTCTTCACCAGACGCCCGATCTCATCGATATTTTTCTCGATGTCCTTCACGATGAGGGCGTTGGTTCGATCATCGATCGTCAGATCTCCCCGGGTCGAGAGGACTTTCTTCATCGATTCCACCAGGTCTCTTGCCTTGCCGTAATTGACATAGATGATGCGCGTCTGGAGATCCTCCGCCCGGACCTTCGTCTCCTTCGCCTTGGCTTCCTCATCCTGTTGGCGGGCGATGTTCGTCAGCGTGGCGATCCGGATGATATTCCCCTCCCGAATCTGGCCCAGATTGTTCATCTTCAAAATCATATCAAGGGCCTGGTCCCAAGGAACGTTGATCAATTTCAGCGTCACCTTCCCTTTGATATCCTCTCCGAGAACGACATTTAGGTTGCTCACATCGGAAATCAGGCGAATGACATTGGCAATGTCGGCATCCTGGAAGTCGAGCGAGACCCGTCTCCCGACATACTTGGGCGAAGTGACTGCATCTACTTTCCCCTTCTTCTCAGACTCATCGGATGATTTTCCCTGCTCTTCCGGCGCCTCGGCGCTCTCAGGGGCAGTCTCAGCTGTCTCGGCAACCGGCGGCGCCGGCACCTCGGTTTTGGGTGCTTCTTCTTTGGACGCCGGCTTGGAAGGCGCCGGAGCGGGCGTTTCCGCTTTCAGCTCCGCCTTCGATCCGGGAGAGGCCACCGGCTCGGCTTTGGCATCGGCGCTCGCCAGCGTCACCGGCGGCGGCTCCACCTTCGGGAGGGTCATCCCCGCGAGCGGCGCAGGGGAAGGAGGAGAGACGACTGCCGCTGCCACCTCGGAAGAAGGAGCGGTCTCCTGCTTCTCCTTTTTAGGCTTGGAGGAAGCCGCTTTAATGTGAACATAGAATTGATTCCCCTCCTGGTGAAGGGTATAGATCACCGGTGCGGCAAGATCGAGGACGAGCCGGACCTTGTCGGAATGAAGCCCGATCCGGGCCTGTTTTACGATCTGATCTTTCACCGGAACCGCTTTCATCTTGGAGGCGAGCTTGACGTTGGGAAGGTCGATGACAAGCCGCTTCGGATCGAGGAGAAAAACATTGGGAGAAAGCTGTCCGTCCGAGGCGATCACGAGCTGAAGATCTTCTTTCCGATCGAACCGGATGCTTTTTACGACCTTCGCAGGCTGGAGATTTTGCTCTTCCCGGATCGGCGCCTGGATCACCGCCTTGTTTTCTTCGGGTGTTGCATTTTCTGCAGGCTTCGCCGCGGCGGTGTCTGCCGTTTTCAGACCGGCGCGGGAAACGTCGATAATCAGATTGGTCCCTTCGGTCCGGACATTGGTTTCCGCGGAGGGGTCGACCTCGATTTCAAGACGCCCGACCTGGTTCTCCTCGCCGGCCACGGGAAGGATGGAATGGACCGGGCCTTCAGCGACCGGAATCTTCTCTTTGAATTTTCCGAGACTGACGCCGGCCAGGTCGACGATGAGGCGATTTGGATCGGTCAGATGGAAGGTGGTGTAAATCATCGCCTGTTGACCGGCCACCACCACCTCGGTTTTCTCGGCGCCGTTCACCACCCGGATATCGACAATCTCCGTCGGAGCGGCCGATTCGGTCTTCACCTGAGAGGTCTTGGGAGAGCAAGACTGTAGGAGTATCAGCGATAAAAATAAAAAGACCCATCTATTTCTCTGCCCGATCATTCTAGACCCTCCTTTTGGGGATGCAATTCCATGACGACACTTCTCACCTTGGTCTCCCCAAAAATATCCTGAAATTTTTCCTCGACCACCATCTCTTTATTCGTAATCTGGCTGACGAGACCGTTGTTGGTTCCAATCCGCGTTCCTTTTCGAACCGGGTAGCCTTTTCCGTCCGGCGTCTGAACGATCGCGCCGTGCCCGAAATTTCCCCAAACGATGCCGATTAACCTCATCTCGGAGAGCTCCTTTCTCTGTAAAGGAGGAAGACTCTCGGAGATCGTCCGCTTCCCAGAGGCGACAATAATCGACTTGAATGGATCTCTTCTCCCCTCCGGATTATATTGGAAGAGGGCGGCCGGATCCTCTTTCTTAACCAATCCCGTCGAGGGAGCAGCCTCTTCGATCTTCGGCTTCGGCACCACCGCCGAGATGGGAGACGGGGTTGCCTTCGGCACCGCCGGCGGAGCGGCTTCTCCGCACCCGAAGGAGAGAAGCCCCAGGGAAAGTAGGGCGCCGTTTAGAAAAATGCGTCCGTTTCTCATGGCGTTTTTCCTTTTTCTGAAACCGGAGGCGGCGGCGCGGCGGCCCCTCCCTCCACCACGGCAAAGGCCGTTGCGCTGAAGCTGGTTTGGATCGAGACCCGATGCTGATCCGGTTTTGAACTTCCCATCCGAATATTCGAAACATTCACAATCCGGGGAAGCTTGCTGATTTTATCAAAGAAAACCCCCAGCGCATGGTATCCCCCCGCCACCTCGACATCGACCGGAATCTCGACATAAAGTCCGGAGGCGTTCGGCTTCCGTTGCGCCGGTCTCCAGAGCTTAAAATCGAGACCGGTTCTCGCTCCCAACTCGGAGACCTGCTTTAAGAGAATCTCCACCTCCGCTTCCGGGGGGAGCTGCTCCTTTAATTGGGTCAATTGGTGTTTCAGCTCCCGATTCTCGCTGACCAGCTCATCCAACCGTTTCACTTTGGTTCGATGAACATTGATCTCATTGTTCAATTCCGCGATGTCTGAATTAAATGCCGCAATCTCCGCGCTCTTCGGAATGAAGACAAACCAGACAAACGCGCCGGAGGCGATCACGATAATCAGAACCAGCGAAACAAACTTCTGGGTGTTCGTTAAATTCTTTAATCGTTCCAGATTTAATGCCATAGTCGCGAGCCGCTCCCGATCGTTCTAAACCAAAGACCATTTCAATTTAAATGTATAAACGGAGATGGTCCCCTCCAAATTCTGTCTTGACTCCAAGATCTGGATGTCTTTAAAGAGAGGAGATTTCTTGAGACTGTTGATGAAGTCGACGATCTCGCCGTTCGTTGTCGCCTTTCCTTCCAGGTCGACCGTTCCATTCTGCTGGTTGATGTTCACCAGCCAAACTTTGTCGGGAAGGCTTTTGCTGATCTGATCGAGGAGAAAGACCGGAACCGATTGATTCTTCCGG
The Candidatus Manganitrophaceae bacterium DNA segment above includes these coding regions:
- a CDS encoding shikimate kinase is translated as MKNIVLLGFMGTGKSAVGRRLAGEFHYQFVDTDQVIEEKTQKKIAEIFSEQGEPAFRRLESEVVLTLADRTKCVISTGGGIVLNPANLEVLGRNGMLVLLRSTPEVIFKRVQKRVGQRPLLKSPDPLSEIKRLLAEREPFYQRADFALDTSEMSLADVVKQIKRKVLESESRKSSS
- a CDS encoding 3-dehydroquinate synthase, producing the protein MKVEKVHLNLGANSYDIVIGNGVRNRLGRYLQELSLGGKVAIVTNPVVDRLYGAGVRKSLQAARFSPTTIRVRDGERYKTTDEVERIYDQLVHHRFERSSTLIALGGGVIGDMTGFAAATFLRGIRYVQVPTTVVAQVDASIGGKTGVDHPRGKNLIGAFHQPKLVCVDPSTLASLPKREFIAGLAEVVKYGVIQDAGFFRYLESNAAAILKMNPEKLYFCIKKSAAAKARVVAADERESGLRKILNYGHTLGHAVETLTGYRRYKHGEAVAIGMASAAKLSYLLGMTTLPVVQRQIALLRAFNLPTELPKLDPSSILEVMENDKKVAGGEIFFILPEKIGSVRIAPVDRKVLKAFLSA
- a CDS encoding isoprenylcysteine carboxylmethyltransferase family protein, which encodes MKNLARKITLKTIPVYLLLAALVYLARPKLSFFVFGLPLILAGEALRLWAAGHLSKNREVTTTGPYAYVKNPLYLGTFLIMVGFCLLASQWIILGVGLIGFFSYYAPFKKKAESDRLRKIFGSSWDEYDRSVPDYIPRWTPYEKRGRHPWEWSRVVSNSEHQTALVTAVGIIILSIRFFV
- a CDS encoding Uma2 family endonuclease; translated protein: MIEIVAESTRKIDEVIKRKLYEQYSVSEYRVVDPELETVKVYRMTDQGCLRTAELSRETNDVLSTSLLPELQISLSHIFE
- a CDS encoding PLDc N-terminal domain-containing protein encodes the protein MVVLVSLLVSLGCSFYLWRAARNVSEKLFWTIIIFVPILGPVFFAGFFNPPPMQPPKLRAGENRYPSSGGTSSGGCGGGPSSCS
- the purH gene encoding bifunctional phosphoribosylaminoimidazolecarboxamide formyltransferase/IMP cyclohydrolase, producing MGKIKRAILSVYDKEGIVEFAQGLQAMGVELLSTGGTFKLLKEKGVAVKEVSEHTGFPEMLDGRVKTLHPKIHGGILGRRDDPQHQAQMKAQGIEPIDLVAVNLYPFKATISKPNVTLEEAIENIDIGGPTMLRSAAKNYHDVAVIIDPKDYAAVLNEMKRSGGALSEEKRYDLAKKVFFTTSDYDRTIFSYLEGRVKKGEAFPDHLVLQFEKVQSLRYGENPHQQAAFYRELQRTEGGVAAAKQIWGKEMSYNNFLDTHSAFELVKEFKEPAAVIIKHNNPCGVATGASLVEAYKKAKATDPVSAFGGVAAFNRPLDAETAQEITSTFMEVIIAPTIAPEALPILQKKKDLRVLEAGSGSIASSNAGRLDFRRIGGGLLVQEIDSAMIDDPKALKVVSRRPPTPEELSAMLFAWRVCKHVKSNAIIFAKPGQTVGIGAGQMSRVDSVKLATMKAQMPTAGCVMASDAFFPFRDGVDAAAQAGITAVIQPGGSIRDQEIVQAADEHDIAMVLTGFRHFRH
- the purD gene encoding phosphoribosylamine--glycine ligase, with protein sequence MNVLVIGGGGREHALVWKIAQSPRVRKLYCAPGNPGIAAQAEIVPVAVDEVEKLLAFAKEKPIDLTVVGPELPLSHGIVDRFEAHGLRIFGPHRAAAEIETSKVFSKKLMQKYQIPTAAAEVVTLDEAYARITSIPMPVVLKVEGLAAGKGVVIARDLKEAKEGLDGFRSMGEAANRIILERYLKGIEATFFVITDGIRALPLASAQDHKRIYDGDQGPNTGGMGAISPTPRITPEIEAQVMERIIYPTLRGLAAEGTPYRGVLYAGLMLTSLGPHVLEFNARWGDPETQAVLPRLKTDWVDVMEAALDHRLDQMKLEWREEAAVCIVLASEGYPGPYQKGEVISGLDRIDLSDIVADVVVFHAGTARRGEEWITQGGRVLGVTALGKTVPEARRRAYQAVDCISFRGMQYRKDIGASAE